A portion of the Platichthys flesus chromosome 7, fPlaFle2.1, whole genome shotgun sequence genome contains these proteins:
- the LOC133956663 gene encoding rho-related GTP-binding protein RhoA-D: protein MAAIRKKLVIVGDGACGKTCLLIVFSKDQFPEVYVPTVFENYIADIEVDGKQVELALWDTAGQEDYDRLRPLSYPDTDVILMCFSIDSPDSLENIPEKWTPEVKHFCPNVPIILVGNKKDLRNDEHTRRELAKMKQEPVKSEEGRDMANRISAFGYLECSAKTKDGVREVFEMATRAALQVRKRKKRGGCQLL from the exons aTGGCAGCCATCAGGAAGAAGTTGGTGATAGTGGGGGATGGTGCCTGTGGTAAGACCTGTCTTCTCATCGTCTTCAGCAAGGACCAGTTCCCAGAGGTGTACGTCCCCACTGTGTTTGAGAACTACATCGCTGACATTGAAGTGGATGGCAAGCAG gtGGAGTTAGCGTTGTGGGATACAGCAGGTCAGGAAGACTACGACCGACTGAGGCCTCTCTCCTACCCGGACACAGACGTTATCCTCATGTGCTTCTCCATAGACAGCCCCGACAGTTTAG AGAACATTCCGGAGAAATGGACACCTGAAGTTAAACACTTTTGTCCCAACGTCCCGATCATCCTTGTGGGCAACAAGAAAGACCTGAGGAATGATGAACACACACGCCGGGAGCTGGCCAAGAtgaaacag GAGCCGGTCAAATCTGAAGAGGGCAGAGACATGGCCAACCGCATCAGTGCCTTCGGCTACCTGGAGTGCTCCGCCAAGACCAAGGACGGCGTGCGGGAGGTGTTTGAGATGGCCACCAGAGCGGCGCTGCAGGTCCGCAAGCGCAAGAAGAGGGGCGGCTGCCAGCTactgtga